One region of Bombus huntii isolate Logan2020A unplaced genomic scaffold, iyBomHunt1.1 ctg00000151.1, whole genome shotgun sequence genomic DNA includes:
- the LOC126877357 gene encoding organic cation transporter-like protein, whose amino-acid sequence MYDVNYTEILLNGSHVPDPSWPTKDCQQGWEFNYTTVPYASVASEVTENVRLLGWVCQYDALPTIAQSIFFIGAIFGGLIFGWVADQYGRIPALLGANLMGFLAGVATAFAGSFWQFTLCRFFVGFCNIEK is encoded by the exons ATGTACGATGTAAATTACACGGAAATTTTGCTAAATGGAAGCCACGTACCGGACCCATCGTGGCCAACGAAAGATTGCCAACAAGGATGGGAATTTAATTATACCACCGTCCCTTATGCGTCTGTGGCATCCGAGGTGACAGAAAATGTTCGACTT CTGGGATGGGTTTGTCAGTATGATGCATTGCCAACCATAGCTCAAAGTATCTTCTTCATCGGCGCTATCTTCGGAGGATTAATTTTTGGATGGGTTGCTGATCAATATGGAAGAATACCAGCTTTGCTCGGAGCTAATTTAATGGGATTTCTCGCTGGGGTGGCTACTGCGTTCGCGGGTAGCTTCTGGCAGTTCACTTTGTGTCGCTTTTTCGTTGGATTCtgtaatattgaaaaataa
- the LOC126877358 gene encoding uncharacterized protein LOC126877358, with amino-acid sequence MSDHPLKNSALYSALNRALEGPAAYWLTQIMNGDELTWPDFKEQFAAHFGGQEVAAASLIKVAEELPRDGETPGAYGNRIITLLGSKWRNSTREEVLAATALHLLGSRDERFKRLALTSDITSVKQFQREMKPFLYTEWPTPPPWRSLASSGNKRGRSPAPWTRCGHCGIYGHPTFECRKRAKWEPKKDPRRPEESRPAAPPKALCFHCHMPGHIASRCPSRRDEKHCPEDERRVDACVVEAPTGRLSQQATHEDV; translated from the coding sequence ATGAGCGACCACCCCCTGAAAAACAGCGCACTGTATTCTGCCCTAAACCGTGCCCTAGAGGGTCCGGCAGCGTATTGGCTTACGCAGATAATGAACGGCGACGAGCTCACCTGGCCagattttaaggaacaattcgcCGCGCACTTCGGTGGCCAAGAAGTAGCAGCCGCGTCGCTAATCAAGGTAGCCGAGGAACTACCGCGGGACGGCGAAACACCAGGAGCGTACGGAAATCGTATCATCACTCTCCTGGGGTCGAAGTGGCGAAATTCAACCAGGGAAGAGGTACTCGCCGCCACCGCCCTCCATCTGCTGGGCTCGCgcgatgaacgttttaaacgaCTAGCGCTCACGAGTGACATCACGTCGGTGAAACAAttccaaagagaaatgaagccCTTCCTATACACGGAGTGGCCAACGCCCCCGCCGTGGAGGTCATTAGCGAGCTCTGGAAACAAACGAGGCAGGTCACCCGCCCCCTGGACCAGGTGTGGCCACTGCGGTATTTACGGACATCCGACATTCGAATGCCGCAAGAGGGCGAAGTGGGAACCGAAGAAGGACCCCCGACGCCCGGAGGAAAGCCGACCGGCTGCACCACCAAAAGCGTTGTGCTTTCACTGCCACATGCCGGGACACATCGCGTCTCGCTGTCCATCGCGGCGAGATGAAAAACATTGCCCCGAGGACGAGCGCCGGGTCGATGCCTGCGTGGTGGAAGCCCCGACGGGTAGACTAAGCCAGCAGGccacacacgaggacgtgtaa